Proteins from one Rosa chinensis cultivar Old Blush chromosome 7, RchiOBHm-V2, whole genome shotgun sequence genomic window:
- the LOC121050696 gene encoding uncharacterized protein LOC121050696, whose amino-acid sequence MSNLNKLDFAPLETTGAGYYKRVSDVRQHLKVEGILNTMLEPSQNVLTIEQAAAFEANQAKAIILMTRHMNDLLQNEYFNEEDPRKLWVEVEERFDNIHDSLLPYLEVRWNNLRFSDFKSVLDYNSKTLLIKSQMEFYGKNITDTILIEKTLSTFLVSALMIAKNYQINLNSGRITSCAPKGGRKELNFKTRDDSGCSSLYSRPKEEGNYQDRRAWNCGGQCMRIEGGRASGYGGGTTKENRCPQRAPRAPLSREPEHKDVCLRHGLFGHWVKACKAS is encoded by the exons atgagtaacctgaataagttagactttgctccattagaAACAACAGGCGCTGGATACTACAAAAGGGTCAgtgatgtgcgccaacatcttaaggttGAAGGAATTCTGAATACGATGCTCGAgccaagtcagaacgtgctcacTATTGAACAAGCTGCCGCTTTTGAAGcgaatcaagctaaagccataattctcatgacaaggcacatgaatgacttACTCCAAAATGAGTACTTTAATGAAGAGGACcctagaaagctatgggtagaagtCGAAGAGCGATTTGACAACAttcatgactccctgcttccttaCTTAGAAGTGAGGTGGAACAACCTCCGCTTCTCTGATTTTAAGTCTgtacttgattataactcgAAAACCCTTCTTATCAAGTCTCAAATGGAATTCTATGGCAAGAACATCACTGATACAATATTGATCGAGAAGACGCTCTCCACCTTCCttgtctctgcactgatgattgctaagaactatcagaTTAATCTCAActcaggacgtatcacaag ttgcgctcccaagggaggacgcaaggagctaAACTTTAAAACTAGGGATGATTCAGGATGTTCTAGCCTATATTctcgccccaaagaggaaggtaactaccaagataggcgtgcatgGAACTGTGGAGGTCAATGTATGAGGATAGAGGGAGGCAGAGCCTCTGGCTatggtggtggcaccaccaaGGAAAATAGATGTCCCCAACGCGCCCCTAGAGCGCCTCTATCAAGGGAGCCCGAACATAAAGATGTTTGTCTCAGACATGGATTGTTTGGACATTGGGTTAAAGCTTGCAAAGCATCCTAG
- the LOC121050296 gene encoding non-specific lipid transfer protein GPI-anchored 11-like isoform X1 translates to MTRIVFLSFILATWTVLANCARPHVQPLIPEPEEIKSSTAPSTSASSSDCSKVIYAMSDCIPFLSDGIKTTTPERSCCSGFETVVKTGPDCGCEFFESTANLGIHLNMTKAMTLSSACGINNAPPLTNCDVPMPPGTAFPAKSPKSGSTPPPKSHPKINIVPAPSVVTAPVQSPVPSPSSGAYSISAKLALTALSMLGAASLT, encoded by the exons atgACAAGAATcgtttttctttcattcattttggCCACCTGGACTGTTTTGGCAAACTGTGCGCGCCCCCATGTTCAACCCTTAATTCCAGAACCAGAAGAAATAAAATCTTCAACTGCACCATCAACCTCAGCGTCAAGCTCAGATTGCTCTAAGGTGATTTATGCGATGTCAGATTGTATCCCTTTTTTGAGTGATGGAATCAAAACCACAACGCCTGAACGTTCATGCTGCTCTGGATTTGAAACTGTGGTCAAAACTGGTCCTGATTGCGGATGTGAATTCTTCGAGAGTACTGCTAACCTGGGTATCCATTTGAATATGACAAAGGCCATGACTCTTTCTTCGGCATGTGGGATCAATAATGCTCCCCCTCTAACTAATTGCGACG TTCCCATGCCTCCTGGTACTGCTTTTCCTG CCAAGTCTCCAAAATCGGGGAGTACTCCACCTCCAAAATCACATCCAAAGATCAATATAGTTCCTGCACCCTCAGTTGTCACAGCTCCAGTACAATCTCCAGTACCATCTCCAAGCTCTGGAGCTTACTCAATATCTGCTAAACTTGCCCTTACTGCTCTTAGTATGCTTGGTGCTGCTTCATTGACGTAA
- the LOC121050296 gene encoding non-specific lipid transfer protein GPI-anchored 11-like isoform X2 produces the protein MTRIVFLSFILATWTVLANCARPHVQPLIPEPEEIKSSTAPSTSASSSDCSKVIYAMSDCIPFLSDGIKTTTPERSCCSGFETVVKTGPDCGCEFFESTANLGIHLNMTKAMTLSSACGINNAPPLTNCDAKSPKSGSTPPPKSHPKINIVPAPSVVTAPVQSPVPSPSSGAYSISAKLALTALSMLGAASLT, from the exons atgACAAGAATcgtttttctttcattcattttggCCACCTGGACTGTTTTGGCAAACTGTGCGCGCCCCCATGTTCAACCCTTAATTCCAGAACCAGAAGAAATAAAATCTTCAACTGCACCATCAACCTCAGCGTCAAGCTCAGATTGCTCTAAGGTGATTTATGCGATGTCAGATTGTATCCCTTTTTTGAGTGATGGAATCAAAACCACAACGCCTGAACGTTCATGCTGCTCTGGATTTGAAACTGTGGTCAAAACTGGTCCTGATTGCGGATGTGAATTCTTCGAGAGTACTGCTAACCTGGGTATCCATTTGAATATGACAAAGGCCATGACTCTTTCTTCGGCATGTGGGATCAATAATGCTCCCCCTCTAACTAATTGCGACG CCAAGTCTCCAAAATCGGGGAGTACTCCACCTCCAAAATCACATCCAAAGATCAATATAGTTCCTGCACCCTCAGTTGTCACAGCTCCAGTACAATCTCCAGTACCATCTCCAAGCTCTGGAGCTTACTCAATATCTGCTAAACTTGCCCTTACTGCTCTTAGTATGCTTGGTGCTGCTTCATTGACGTAA